A genomic stretch from Antarcticibacterium flavum includes:
- a CDS encoding HYR domain-containing protein, translating to MSGNTTCTSSRYLSPPGSLGKGRLWVLVFVVFFSFFDVVGQSPGGIIPSYVHVDEIPLPTVTLTALNTEDITIAVTTDRQGNIYTLSFGNRVVKRSPDGTVLNTNFISAGNLNSPLDIAIDSAGLIYIADYSETNCNENGKIKVFDQNGTYLPNRTIFTSFYRPLGIDVDNDQNIYVAEYNAEGSGCEGDEMSRISIYDTNTRTRIRSTNNVTVPLRIAVNSQKRIYVSQAGNNNASVRIFNENLVYQASLPNIVSPGSVVVDHFDFVHVIEYGSRIKFQEFLDFETLDLGSILSLSGKVYTGQQNNEFFIKIYDQIDNKVREIKNEIDFPLDIAFNSCDKMIVNNGEIRGTTIPFLGFVPSDFKFTLEIYKRTPSFDSEAPVFDNCPSNITEKANPGNTYAVVNFNTPTAKDNCSVTVTQTSGLPSGSQFPVGTHTIEFTATDLSGNNVTCSFTIIVEPADAGPDPSFSCSAPSNLILELNSNCGYNVPNYRSYITNPSDFSNSPYIVQEEEEDGNSLNITLNVYDGENGPFVDSCTFTVALRDITAPVIDCSVPPELAANSQGKYIIPDFSSRVSDNCDDDPVINQNPTSGTEVTVDTEITLTATDAAGNTSSCSFMLILEEAEEQISFDDCPSPVTAVNDPNYCGAIVNFPTPTASGNSGAVQVNVISSYGPGFFFPLGTTTVIFEAVGANGARATCRVDVIVTDNEAPVFTDECEGLVYTAGFEISEGFEVPNFAQLFRPYDNCDNNITIVQDPRPGTVLTQSGTYPTTLTVTDNAGNSSSCSFEMSIISMDSFDLICSREIRLPANDDCEFILPDLSEEYNFFPSSAVISQSIPTGELLTEDTEVVITATYDGEEKTCRINIKLVDYIWPEISCLPSQNVPFTPSQGFEIPNYVDEIVATDNCEVVSVIQDISPGTIVREDSMVTITATDNFGNTRDCFVYIYLQDEPDALEITCPQNQFEEPDAAGNFILPNYSTMASATPGAVITQSPPAGTTINSISEITLTATLDGESVSCSFNVSLQENTPPVAQPNNYQTPQNTALNVSASQGVLNNDTDADGDPLTAVLVDDVSSGTLNLNPDGSFSYVPDNGFTGVAFFTYVANDGRDNSNTVSVRITVTTASGTNTPPTAQADAYETPVNTTLNISAAQGVLSNDTDVDGDELTAVLLADVSDGELTFNADGSFTYVPDQGFLGVDEFVYEARDAGTTSGSTTVTITVFDDSDPGGDFTCRAKIIVYLDENGEVVITPNQLYNGDAGQRVFSLGRDTFTCEHLGENTVGLFWTGEDEGNCAVIVEVRDNIRPVVNTNNLTVALNENGRISVTPALINNGSHDNCGITGFSLSKTEFTCKDLGRNEVRFTATDASGNSSSQTVTINVTGNCDGVPGEETDHIIIYPNPTTGPFTIAKPEGVIITRIEVFDFRGRFIMARDFPENSESYTMDLTGLQHAVYVLNIITSERNIIRRVIVY from the coding sequence ATGAGCGGTAACACTACCTGCACATCATCCCGCTATTTATCACCTCCCGGCTCTTTGGGAAAGGGCAGGTTGTGGGTTTTGGTGTTTGTGGTGTTCTTTTCGTTTTTCGATGTGGTGGGGCAATCACCTGGAGGTATAATTCCATCTTACGTGCATGTCGATGAGATCCCATTGCCTACCGTTACACTTACAGCCTTAAATACCGAAGATATAACGATAGCTGTCACAACTGATAGGCAGGGAAATATCTATACTCTCTCTTTTGGAAATCGAGTGGTCAAAAGATCGCCAGACGGAACTGTATTAAATACAAATTTTATAAGCGCTGGTAATCTTAATAGTCCTCTGGATATAGCAATCGATTCTGCCGGTCTTATTTATATAGCTGATTATTCTGAGACTAATTGTAATGAAAACGGAAAAATAAAAGTGTTTGATCAAAATGGTACATACCTTCCTAATCGTACCATATTCACGTCGTTTTACAGACCTCTCGGTATTGATGTTGATAATGATCAGAATATATATGTAGCTGAATACAATGCTGAAGGAAGTGGTTGTGAAGGAGATGAAATGAGCCGGATTAGTATATATGATACAAATACTAGAACGCGAATTAGGTCAACAAATAATGTAACTGTACCTCTTCGGATTGCAGTGAATTCCCAAAAGAGAATCTATGTAAGTCAGGCAGGAAATAATAACGCCAGTGTTAGAATATTTAATGAAAATTTAGTTTATCAGGCTTCATTACCTAACATTGTTTCTCCTGGAAGTGTTGTGGTTGATCATTTTGATTTTGTACATGTAATAGAATATGGAAGTAGAATCAAGTTTCAAGAATTTTTAGATTTCGAAACTCTTGATTTAGGTTCTATTTTAAGCTTAAGTGGGAAAGTATATACAGGACAGCAAAATAATGAGTTTTTTATCAAAATATATGACCAGATTGATAATAAGGTAAGGGAGATAAAAAATGAAATAGATTTTCCGTTAGATATTGCATTTAATAGTTGTGATAAAATGATCGTGAATAATGGTGAAATAAGAGGAACAACTATACCATTTTTAGGATTTGTACCTAGTGATTTTAAATTTACTCTTGAAATCTATAAAAGAACACCCTCTTTTGACTCTGAAGCTCCAGTATTTGACAACTGCCCTTCAAACATAACAGAAAAGGCTAATCCGGGAAATACTTACGCTGTTGTAAATTTCAACACTCCCACAGCGAAAGATAACTGTTCTGTAACAGTTACTCAAACCTCTGGGCTTCCTTCAGGAAGTCAGTTCCCGGTTGGTACCCATACCATTGAATTTACCGCCACAGATTTATCAGGAAACAATGTTACCTGCTCTTTCACGATTATTGTTGAACCGGCAGATGCTGGACCTGACCCATCATTTTCCTGCAGTGCGCCTTCCAATTTAATCTTGGAGCTAAATTCAAATTGTGGATACAATGTTCCAAATTACAGGTCATATATTACAAATCCCTCCGACTTTTCCAACTCCCCATATATTGTTCAGGAGGAAGAAGAAGATGGAAATAGTTTAAATATTACTCTTAATGTATACGATGGGGAGAACGGACCTTTTGTTGATAGCTGTACTTTCACGGTTGCACTTAGGGATATTACTGCACCCGTTATAGATTGCTCGGTGCCTCCTGAACTTGCTGCAAATAGTCAGGGAAAATATATTATACCAGATTTCTCTTCCAGGGTATCAGATAATTGTGATGATGATCCTGTGATCAACCAAAATCCCACAAGTGGAACTGAGGTTACCGTGGATACCGAGATCACCCTTACCGCCACAGATGCAGCGGGAAATACCAGCTCCTGCTCTTTTATGCTAATTCTTGAAGAGGCAGAGGAACAAATTAGTTTTGATGACTGCCCCTCTCCTGTAACTGCAGTCAATGATCCCAATTATTGTGGCGCTATTGTGAATTTTCCAACCCCCACGGCATCAGGAAATAGTGGAGCTGTCCAGGTAAATGTGATATCTTCCTATGGTCCCGGATTTTTCTTCCCCCTGGGAACAACGACAGTAATCTTTGAAGCTGTTGGAGCAAACGGTGCCAGAGCTACCTGTAGAGTTGATGTAATTGTTACTGATAACGAAGCCCCGGTATTTACAGATGAGTGTGAAGGCCTGGTTTATACAGCCGGATTTGAAATATCTGAAGGTTTCGAAGTTCCGAATTTTGCCCAACTTTTCAGGCCATATGATAATTGTGATAATAATATTACGATCGTTCAGGATCCACGGCCCGGTACTGTCCTTACGCAGTCGGGTACTTATCCTACAACCTTGACTGTGACAGATAATGCCGGGAATTCCTCCTCCTGCTCATTTGAAATGAGCATAATTTCAATGGATTCCTTCGATCTAATATGCTCCCGGGAGATTCGACTCCCTGCAAATGATGATTGTGAGTTTATACTTCCAGACCTTTCAGAGGAATACAATTTCTTCCCCTCGAGTGCGGTAATTTCTCAGTCTATCCCAACCGGGGAACTATTAACTGAAGATACAGAGGTGGTTATCACCGCTACTTATGACGGGGAGGAGAAGACCTGTCGAATAAATATCAAACTTGTAGATTATATATGGCCCGAGATAAGTTGTCTGCCATCTCAAAATGTCCCCTTTACTCCTTCTCAGGGGTTTGAAATCCCAAATTATGTAGATGAGATTGTCGCGACAGATAATTGTGAGGTGGTGAGTGTTATTCAGGATATTTCTCCGGGAACGATTGTAAGAGAGGATTCAATGGTGACGATCACTGCGACAGATAATTTTGGAAACACCCGGGATTGTTTCGTATATATTTACCTGCAGGACGAGCCCGATGCTCTTGAAATTACCTGTCCCCAAAATCAATTTGAAGAACCAGATGCTGCCGGTAATTTTATTCTCCCAAATTATTCTACAATGGCATCTGCCACTCCAGGAGCAGTGATTACACAATCCCCGCCGGCAGGTACTACCATAAATTCCATTAGCGAAATCACGCTGACTGCCACCTTGGATGGCGAATCTGTATCCTGTTCATTTAATGTAAGCCTACAGGAAAACACACCGCCCGTTGCCCAGCCGAACAATTACCAAACGCCGCAGAATACCGCTTTGAACGTTTCTGCATCCCAGGGAGTTCTCAATAATGATACAGATGCCGATGGGGACCCTTTGACCGCAGTCCTGGTGGATGATGTTTCCAGTGGGACATTAAATCTTAATCCAGATGGTTCCTTTTCCTATGTCCCCGATAACGGATTTACAGGCGTAGCGTTTTTTACTTATGTCGCCAATGATGGTCGGGATAATTCTAACACGGTAAGCGTGCGCATAACAGTTACAACTGCATCGGGTACCAACACCCCACCCACTGCTCAAGCAGATGCTTACGAAACTCCTGTAAATACAACTTTGAATATATCTGCCGCGCAGGGGGTTTTAAGCAATGATACAGATGTGGATGGAGATGAACTCACGGCAGTATTACTTGCAGACGTTAGTGACGGTGAACTGACTTTTAATGCAGATGGTTCATTTACTTACGTGCCGGACCAGGGATTCCTTGGGGTTGATGAGTTTGTGTATGAAGCAAGGGATGCGGGAACAACTTCCGGCTCTACCACAGTGACAATTACCGTTTTTGATGATAGTGATCCCGGCGGCGATTTTACCTGCCGCGCCAAGATAATAGTATACCTTGATGAAAACGGGGAGGTGGTAATTACTCCAAATCAACTTTACAATGGCGATGCCGGGCAACGTGTATTTAGCCTTGGCAGGGATACATTTACCTGTGAGCACCTCGGTGAAAATACCGTTGGGCTTTTCTGGACCGGGGAGGATGAAGGTAACTGCGCGGTAATAGTGGAGGTGCGGGATAATATCCGGCCGGTTGTGAACACTAATAATCTTACCGTCGCCCTTAATGAAAACGGAAGGATCTCTGTTACCCCGGCTTTGATCAACAATGGCAGCCACGATAACTGTGGTATTACCGGGTTTAGCCTTAGCAAAACCGAATTCACCTGTAAGGATCTTGGCCGTAATGAGGTGAGGTTTACAGCTACAGATGCCAGTGGGAACAGCAGCTCCCAAACGGTGACCATCAACGTAACCGGGAATTGCGACGGGGTGCCGGGAGAAGAGACAGATCATATCATTATTTATCCAAACCCAACTACAGGCCCTTTCACTATCGCAAAACCCGAAGGAGTGATCATTACGCGCATCGAGGTATTTGATTTTAGAGGTAGATTTATAATGGCCAGGGACTTTCCTGAAAATTCCGAAAGTTACACTATGGACCTTACAGGCTTACAACACGCGGTATATGTGCTGAACATAATTACTTCTGAAAGAAATATTATAAGAAGGGTAATTGTTTATTAA
- a CDS encoding ion transporter, with amino-acid sequence MSKNSTPRWKNKLHEVIYEADTPMGKFFDVALLFIIVLSIILVMLESVADLNAKYFWEFYIAEWLITFFFTVEYILRIIAINKPKKYIFSFYGIVDLLSTIPTYIAVIFGGHNLLFAIRALRLLRVFRVLKITRYVGESNRLLVALRNSRAKIIVFLFTVFIICIIMGTLMHLVEGEAGGFNNIPISVYWCIVTLTTVGYGDIAPITPLGQAIASFIMITGYGIIAVPTGIVSAEYTRYFNRPAPTNTQVCPNCNESRHLDDAEFCHNCGNKMNLD; translated from the coding sequence TTGAGCAAAAATTCAACTCCCCGCTGGAAAAACAAACTTCATGAGGTCATTTATGAGGCCGATACCCCTATGGGTAAGTTCTTTGACGTTGCCCTGCTGTTTATCATTGTTTTAAGTATCATCCTTGTGATGCTTGAAAGCGTTGCCGACCTCAATGCCAAATACTTTTGGGAATTTTATATTGCTGAATGGCTTATCACTTTCTTCTTTACGGTGGAATATATTTTAAGGATAATCGCGATAAATAAACCGAAGAAGTACATTTTCAGTTTTTACGGGATCGTCGATCTCCTCTCTACAATACCAACATACATCGCCGTGATCTTTGGAGGTCACAATTTGCTATTTGCCATAAGGGCACTTCGCTTGTTAAGGGTTTTTCGCGTGTTGAAGATCACCCGGTACGTTGGGGAATCCAATAGATTGCTGGTAGCCCTACGCAACAGCAGGGCCAAAATAATTGTTTTTCTCTTCACCGTTTTTATAATATGTATTATAATGGGCACCCTTATGCACCTGGTAGAAGGAGAAGCCGGGGGCTTTAATAATATCCCTATAAGCGTTTACTGGTGTATCGTTACCCTTACAACCGTTGGTTATGGTGATATTGCTCCCATTACCCCCCTGGGCCAGGCTATTGCTTCTTTTATAATGATAACAGGTTACGGGATCATTGCAGTTCCTACCGGGATTGTAAGTGCAGAATATACCAGGTACTTCAACAGGCCTGCTCCCACCAATACCCAGGTGTGCCCAAATTGCAATGAAAGCAGGCACCTTGATGATGCTGAATTTTGCCATAACTGCGGAAACAAAATGAACCTTGACTAA
- the miaA gene encoding tRNA (adenosine(37)-N6)-dimethylallyltransferase MiaA, giving the protein MTNYLVSIVGPTAIGKTSLSIELARAFNTEILSADSRQFYREMKIGTAVPAAEELAAAPHHFIQHISIEEDYSVGDFEREALALTEELFQKNNILVLVGGSGLYVKSLLEGLNNFPDVNPEIREELNEQLTETGLQPLQRQLQLLDPDHYEVIDIENPHRVIRALEISLGTGQPYSSFLKRPKAPRDFMPIKIGLTAPREIIYERINMRVDAMMDEGLAEEAQALYNKRKLNALNTVGYKELFAFFEGRMSLEQAVEEIKKNTRRFAKRQLTWFRKEEDITWFDHTTPPQEIISFIKERTGSASE; this is encoded by the coding sequence TTGACTAATTACCTCGTAAGCATTGTAGGACCAACAGCCATTGGAAAGACCTCGCTAAGCATAGAACTTGCCCGGGCTTTCAATACTGAGATCCTTAGTGCCGACTCCAGGCAATTCTACAGGGAAATGAAAATAGGCACGGCAGTACCTGCGGCCGAAGAACTGGCGGCGGCACCTCATCATTTCATACAGCATATTTCAATTGAGGAAGATTATTCTGTAGGTGATTTTGAACGGGAAGCCCTTGCCCTTACCGAAGAACTTTTTCAAAAAAACAATATTCTCGTGCTGGTAGGCGGCAGCGGATTGTACGTAAAAAGCCTGCTCGAAGGCCTTAATAATTTCCCCGATGTTAATCCTGAAATACGCGAGGAGCTTAACGAACAGTTGACAGAAACCGGCCTGCAACCTCTGCAGAGACAATTACAGCTCCTGGATCCAGATCATTATGAGGTAATAGATATTGAAAATCCGCACCGGGTGATAAGGGCCTTAGAGATTTCCCTTGGCACCGGGCAGCCTTATTCTTCATTCTTAAAACGTCCCAAAGCTCCGCGTGATTTTATGCCTATAAAGATTGGCCTAACCGCTCCCAGGGAGATCATCTATGAGCGCATAAATATGAGAGTAGATGCTATGATGGATGAAGGGCTGGCAGAAGAGGCTCAGGCCTTATACAATAAACGCAAGCTCAATGCCCTCAATACTGTAGGATACAAGGAACTCTTTGCTTTCTTTGAAGGAAGGATGAGCCTGGAACAGGCCGTGGAGGAGATAAAAAAGAACACCCGCCGTTTTGCAAAAAGACAACTTACCTGGTTTAGAAAGGAAGAAGATATTACATGGTTTGATCACACAACTCCCCCGCAGGAAATAATTTCCTTTATAAAGGAGCGAACAGGCTCTGCTTCAGAATAG
- a CDS encoding exonuclease domain-containing protein: protein MYAILDIETTGGKYNEEGVTEIAIYRFDGHKVTDQFISLVNPEQPIQPFVVGLTGINNEMLRNAPKFYEVAKRIVEITSDCIIVAHNAKFDHRILRLEFRRLGFDYERKTLCTVELSKKLIPDQPSYSLGKLVRALGIPLSDRHRANGDAQATVKLFKMLLAKDTTKEILKESVRTEPVSTMNNKLVRILDDLPSITGVYYLHNEEGEIIFIGKSKNIRKRVNQHFTNDHRKAKEVQKEVASVSYEATGNELIALLKENEEVKQNKPKFNKKYNGSLFSYALYHFTDENGYINLKIGKADKRKKNITTFTNLQQAKQTLEQIVESYNLCHRLTDLHTGEGQCYSYTTKTCKGACLGVESTLEYNERIGEMIEKHSYRDQNMLVIDRGRDVDEKSALLVEEGEFKGIGYFNLNYQLNNLDIVRSIITPMKNDSDARHIIQNYLRRNKRLKIIQLSTHE from the coding sequence ATGTACGCTATACTGGACATAGAAACCACCGGAGGAAAATATAATGAAGAAGGGGTTACAGAGATTGCCATCTACAGGTTTGACGGGCATAAGGTAACAGACCAGTTTATTAGCCTTGTAAATCCTGAACAGCCTATACAACCTTTTGTCGTAGGGCTCACAGGTATTAATAATGAAATGCTGCGAAATGCACCCAAATTCTACGAGGTTGCAAAACGCATTGTAGAGATTACCAGCGATTGTATCATAGTTGCACATAATGCCAAATTTGACCACAGGATCCTGCGGCTCGAATTTCGCCGACTGGGTTTTGACTACGAACGTAAAACCCTTTGTACGGTAGAACTTTCTAAGAAGCTTATTCCAGACCAGCCTTCCTACAGCCTTGGAAAACTTGTGCGTGCCCTCGGGATCCCGCTAAGTGATCGCCACCGGGCCAACGGCGATGCCCAGGCTACCGTGAAACTTTTTAAAATGTTACTTGCCAAGGACACTACCAAAGAAATCCTGAAGGAGTCTGTACGTACAGAGCCGGTTTCTACAATGAACAATAAACTGGTACGCATTCTCGACGATCTACCTTCTATAACCGGTGTATATTATCTTCATAATGAGGAAGGGGAGATCATCTTTATAGGAAAGAGCAAGAACATAAGAAAAAGGGTAAATCAACACTTTACCAATGATCACCGTAAAGCAAAGGAAGTACAAAAGGAGGTGGCATCTGTAAGTTATGAAGCTACAGGAAATGAACTTATAGCCCTGCTTAAAGAAAATGAAGAGGTAAAACAGAACAAACCAAAGTTCAATAAAAAGTATAACGGGTCCCTTTTTAGCTATGCACTTTATCATTTTACAGATGAGAATGGCTATATTAATTTGAAGATTGGAAAGGCAGACAAGCGGAAGAAGAACATCACAACCTTTACCAATTTGCAGCAGGCAAAGCAAACGCTTGAACAAATTGTAGAATCCTATAACTTATGCCACAGGTTGACAGATTTGCATACGGGAGAAGGGCAATGTTACAGCTACACCACCAAAACCTGTAAAGGGGCCTGCCTGGGAGTGGAATCTACTTTGGAATATAACGAGCGGATAGGTGAAATGATCGAAAAACACAGTTATCGTGATCAAAATATGCTGGTAATAGACCGCGGGAGGGATGTAGATGAGAAAAGCGCCCTCCTGGTAGAAGAAGGAGAGTTTAAGGGAATTGGTTATTTTAATTTGAATTATCAATTAAATAATTTGGATATCGTGCGCTCAATCATCACTCCAATGAAGAATGACAGCGATGCACGGCATATTATCCAGAATTATTTAAGAAGAAATAAAAGATTAAAAATAATCCAGCTCTCAACCCATGAATAA
- a CDS encoding DUF3857 domain-containing protein — protein MLTDYEAKIKILNPEGYKQSEIEIRLFKGSSANEKVHNLEATTYYMENGVRRSIKLDPENIYTEKNLNYDLVKFTFPRVAPGAVLVYSYQKESPFRFNFESWYFQEGIPKLYSEFETKIPGNFRYNIKKVGELQLETHLSEIEKDCFRPESSNQIAECVVSKYAMRDIPAFIAEDYLTSSHNFISRIDYELTEVTHFDGSIKKYTKSWKDVDRELRTEQSIGKQLRRTSLVKNLLPEAIQQRPNDLGKAKSIFEFVRENYTWNGNYRLFSKMDLKDIIKENTGNISAINILLHNIYEEQGFTVLPILGSTRGNGVLTKLYPVLSEFNYLMVQLELDGEKYFLDATEKNIDFGHLPFRSLNQYARLMDFKNGSSWIDIEPEGYSTIMFRDSVSVNPDGTAIGHSEQIFTGYHALELRNKLERLQDDEIFGRASTPAKFTRVAGTSHRNKEQIAEALHIEHELLNSSQMINDAIYLNPFSFAFFDENPFKLKERHYPIDFGYKDAYTYSVHIQIPEGHIVAELPQQKLLRLPENGGTLNFNVQQEDEKSVYVNYRISFPKTTYASGYYPYLKEFFDAIVEVQTQSLIVIRENK, from the coding sequence TTGCTTACAGACTATGAGGCTAAGATCAAGATCCTCAATCCAGAGGGTTATAAACAATCTGAGATTGAAATAAGGCTTTTTAAAGGCAGCTCTGCCAACGAGAAGGTCCATAACCTGGAGGCTACCACTTATTATATGGAAAACGGGGTGCGGCGATCCATAAAGCTGGATCCGGAAAATATTTACACAGAGAAAAACTTAAATTACGACCTTGTAAAATTCACCTTCCCACGGGTAGCCCCGGGGGCTGTTTTGGTATACTCCTATCAAAAGGAATCGCCTTTCAGGTTTAATTTTGAGAGCTGGTACTTTCAGGAAGGTATCCCTAAACTCTATAGTGAGTTTGAAACCAAGATCCCGGGAAACTTTAGATACAATATTAAAAAAGTTGGGGAACTCCAATTGGAAACGCATCTAAGCGAGATCGAAAAGGATTGTTTTCGACCCGAATCCTCCAACCAAATAGCAGAGTGTGTGGTATCGAAATATGCTATGCGGGATATTCCGGCTTTTATTGCAGAGGATTATCTTACCTCAAGCCACAACTTCATCTCCCGCATTGATTATGAACTTACTGAGGTCACACATTTTGACGGGAGTATAAAAAAATACACCAAAAGCTGGAAGGATGTGGACAGGGAACTTAGGACTGAGCAGTCCATAGGAAAACAGCTAAGAAGAACTTCCCTTGTAAAAAACCTGTTACCCGAAGCAATTCAGCAAAGACCTAACGACCTCGGGAAGGCAAAATCTATCTTTGAATTCGTTAGGGAAAATTATACCTGGAATGGGAATTACCGGCTCTTCAGCAAAATGGACCTGAAGGATATTATTAAGGAAAATACCGGGAATATTTCAGCCATCAATATCCTTTTACATAATATTTACGAGGAGCAGGGCTTTACGGTCTTACCCATTCTGGGATCCACGAGGGGAAATGGGGTTCTTACCAAACTTTACCCGGTGCTTAGTGAATTCAATTATCTAATGGTACAACTGGAATTGGATGGGGAGAAATACTTCCTGGATGCTACAGAGAAGAATATTGATTTTGGGCACCTCCCCTTCCGCAGCCTTAATCAATATGCCCGGTTAATGGATTTTAAGAACGGAAGTTCGTGGATTGATATTGAACCTGAAGGTTATTCCACTATAATGTTCCGCGACTCAGTAAGTGTGAATCCTGATGGTACCGCCATTGGCCACTCTGAGCAAATATTCACCGGGTACCACGCCCTGGAACTTAGAAATAAACTGGAACGCCTGCAGGACGATGAGATCTTTGGAAGGGCATCCACCCCTGCAAAATTTACCCGGGTTGCCGGCACCTCGCATAGAAATAAGGAACAAATAGCAGAAGCGCTACATATTGAGCATGAGCTTCTTAACAGCTCACAAATGATCAATGATGCTATTTACCTTAACCCTTTCAGCTTTGCCTTTTTTGATGAGAATCCGTTTAAATTAAAGGAACGTCACTATCCCATTGACTTTGGATACAAGGATGCCTATACGTACAGCGTGCATATACAAATTCCTGAAGGCCATATCGTGGCTGAATTGCCACAGCAAAAACTCCTGCGTTTGCCGGAAAATGGAGGGACCCTCAATTTTAATGTGCAGCAGGAAGATGAGAAAAGTGTCTATGTGAATTACCGTATAAGTTTCCCAAAAACAACCTATGCATCGGGCTATTATCCCTATCTAAAAGAATTTTTTGATGCTATTGTGGAAGTGCAAACACAATCATTGATCGTTATCAGGGAAAATAAGTAA
- a CDS encoding YggS family pyridoxal phosphate-dependent enzyme has product MDIASNIKNFKEELGEGVTLVAISKTKPNEDIIAAYNAGQRIFGENKIQEMTEKQEALPQDIEWHMVGHVQRNKVKYMAPYVSLVHAVDSLKLLKELNKEAKKNNRSINCLLQIKIAEEESKFGINAAEAKEILESDAFSNFKNVKVIGLMGMATFTDDMEQVRREFSHLRNVFEDLKQDHPQLEKLSMGMSGDYKIGIECGSNMVRIGSSIFGER; this is encoded by the coding sequence ATGGACATTGCCTCAAATATTAAAAATTTCAAAGAAGAACTTGGCGAAGGGGTTACCCTGGTAGCTATTTCCAAAACAAAACCAAACGAAGATATCATCGCAGCCTACAATGCGGGTCAACGCATCTTTGGGGAGAATAAGATCCAGGAGATGACAGAGAAGCAGGAGGCTTTGCCGCAGGATATCGAGTGGCATATGGTGGGCCATGTACAGCGCAACAAGGTGAAATACATGGCGCCTTATGTAAGCCTGGTTCACGCTGTGGACAGTTTAAAGCTGCTGAAGGAGCTTAACAAGGAAGCCAAAAAGAATAACCGAAGCATCAATTGCCTGCTACAAATTAAAATAGCCGAGGAAGAATCAAAATTTGGCATAAATGCTGCAGAAGCAAAGGAGATCCTGGAATCTGATGCTTTTTCCAATTTTAAAAATGTAAAAGTAATCGGCCTGATGGGAATGGCTACTTTTACTGATGATATGGAACAGGTAAGAAGGGAGTTCAGTCATTTAAGAAACGTCTTTGAGGACCTTAAGCAGGACCACCCGCAATTAGAGAAACTTTCTATGGGAATGAGTGGGGATTATAAGATAGGCATTGAATGCGGAAGCAATATGGTGCGAATTGGAAGTTCCATATTTGGGGAAAGATAG